The proteins below come from a single Maridesulfovibrio frigidus DSM 17176 genomic window:
- a CDS encoding exosortase system-associated protein, TIGR04073 family — MHYCKQFAKIMIIVLSLAMLMLSGCSMKSDNYVGSQDSYGSRAPRKLGRGMTNVVTSLFEIPNQAVDMAAESDGPAEQLAGYFGGFFVGVAYSAGRVVSGTYDIVTSPFGGPAGPTMDDEFITSEFAHKTEATNDSFLDVTGMPLN; from the coding sequence ATGCACTATTGTAAACAGTTTGCAAAAATAATGATCATCGTACTCAGCCTCGCGATGCTAATGCTTAGCGGATGTTCGATGAAGTCTGATAATTACGTTGGAAGTCAGGACTCTTATGGTTCTAGAGCTCCTCGTAAGCTTGGGCGTGGTATGACAAATGTTGTAACATCTCTATTTGAAATTCCGAATCAAGCTGTTGATATGGCTGCCGAAAGTGATGGTCCTGCCGAGCAATTAGCAGGTTACTTTGGTGGTTTTTTTGTCGGAGTGGCATATAGTGCCGGGCGCGTTGTGTCAGGTACATATGATATTGTTACTTCTCCTTTTGGAGGTCCGGCTGGCCCCACAATGGATGATGAGTTTATTACATCTGAATTTGCTCACAAAACAGAAGCTACTAATGATAGTTTTCTTGATGTGACAGGTATGCCGCTAAATTAA
- a CDS encoding class I SAM-dependent methyltransferase, with protein sequence MRDVNKIAEPPEDLHICFGGGDFRVIGKNMITMCKNKLGLTPQGKVLDIGSGIGRLAFPLLEYLDESGGYAGFDTFPVGINWCAENITPEFPNFNFTQVDIFNTTYNPGGQVRGSEFVFPYEDNSFDLVMLNSVFTHMMPDDIINYISEINRVLSDKGRMFATFFLINKESLKFMDQGKSVHDFHKFGVFYTADPKDPMDAVGYDEQFVHNVFIKHNFKVQEVMLGNWCGRESTNHQDIVLLTR encoded by the coding sequence ATGAGAGATGTAAACAAAATAGCTGAGCCGCCTGAAGATTTGCATATATGTTTTGGTGGTGGCGACTTCCGCGTAATCGGTAAGAACATGATTACCATGTGCAAGAATAAACTTGGCCTGACTCCTCAGGGAAAAGTTTTGGATATTGGCAGCGGGATTGGGCGGTTGGCCTTTCCCTTGCTCGAGTATTTGGATGAAAGCGGTGGTTATGCTGGATTCGATACATTTCCTGTGGGTATTAATTGGTGTGCTGAGAATATTACGCCGGAGTTTCCTAATTTTAACTTCACGCAAGTAGATATTTTCAATACAACTTATAATCCCGGCGGACAGGTAAGGGGATCTGAGTTTGTTTTTCCTTATGAAGATAATAGCTTTGATCTAGTGATGCTAAATTCAGTTTTCACGCATATGATGCCGGATGATATTATTAACTATATCTCTGAAATAAATAGAGTTCTAAGTGATAAAGGGAGAATGTTTGCAACTTTCTTCTTGATTAACAAAGAATCTCTTAAGTTTATGGATCAAGGCAAGAGCGTCCATGATTTTCATAAATTCGGAGTTTTTTATACAGCCGACCCCAAAGACCCGATGGATGCCGTCGGGTACGATGAACAATTTGTGCACAATGTTTTTATAAAGCATAACTTTAAGGTTCAAGAAGTTATGCTTGGAAACTGGTGTGGACGTGAATCAACGAATCATCAGGATATAGTTTTGCTTACGCGGTAA
- the larB gene encoding nickel pincer cofactor biosynthesis protein LarB codes for MSEIELIKLLQLYKDGQIDDSEILETISQLPFQDLGCAKLDTHRGLRCGVEEVIFCPGKSPEHLKTICKAALEMKGLCLFTRVSDDQVALILKELPEAKHHPEASIIALCKTVPTQLEGIAVVTGGTSDIKVAEEAAVTAELMGNKVERIYDVGVAGIHRLFPYIETLRKANAIVVVAGMEGALVTVVGGLVSAPVIAVPTSVGYGANLGGMTTMLSMLNCCVPGVSVVNIDNGFGGGVAAHLINRKVHGKR; via the coding sequence ATGAGCGAGATTGAATTAATTAAACTGCTTCAGCTCTATAAAGACGGCCAGATCGATGATTCTGAAATTCTGGAAACGATTTCACAACTGCCCTTTCAAGACTTAGGTTGTGCAAAACTGGATACGCATCGAGGCCTTAGATGCGGTGTTGAAGAAGTTATTTTCTGCCCAGGCAAAAGCCCAGAACATTTAAAGACCATATGTAAAGCCGCCCTAGAGATGAAAGGACTATGCCTTTTCACAAGAGTTTCAGACGATCAGGTGGCATTGATTTTAAAGGAACTTCCTGAAGCTAAACACCACCCCGAAGCATCAATTATAGCGCTGTGCAAAACCGTTCCTACGCAATTAGAAGGCATCGCAGTTGTAACAGGCGGCACGTCAGATATTAAGGTGGCAGAAGAAGCTGCTGTTACAGCCGAACTGATGGGGAACAAAGTTGAGCGCATTTATGATGTGGGAGTTGCCGGAATTCATAGACTTTTTCCGTACATAGAAACATTGCGTAAGGCTAACGCCATAGTCGTCGTGGCGGGAATGGAAGGCGCACTTGTCACGGTAGTTGGCGGGTTAGTATCAGCCCCCGTTATTGCCGTCCCTACAAGCGTCGGTTATGGAGCAAATCTCGGAGGCATGACTACCATGCTTTCTATGCTAAACTGCTGTGTACCGGGAGTAAGTGTCGTAAATATCGACAACGGGTTCGGCGGAGGAGTTGCCGCCCATCTCATCAATAGAAAAGTGCACGGCAAAAGGTAA
- the larC gene encoding nickel pincer cofactor biosynthesis protein LarC has protein sequence MKSLLIDPRMAGVAGDMLLASLLDLTGDEECLPLLSKAVCELTHCTASIEALETTSMGIGAIKMDIGLKGERFASAEDLAGAFKNISNFMEMTPTIIDKGLEVISVLAEAESSIHKEDFHLHEVGSVDTVIDIAGTLWLLDKYEFLEGNISCLPVAVGNGIICMDHGKIPSPAPAALEILCKRSIPIASSTELFELATPTGVAILACIVDDFIKVYPTSTPLNTGRGAGNATLKSSPNILRIIENISSHENNEQAMMLETLVDDVSGEVLGHALNEMLDAGALDAYITPTTGKKNRPAHLVSIMCVPGEERVMCRKLMQQTGSIGVRSRIVDRFIAKRHFDKYKVEINGQKYPVRIKISTFDDHLISRKPEFDNLVEISKLTGLSPRIISEEVKRQCFLPIKDSNERD, from the coding sequence ATGAAATCCTTATTAATTGACCCTAGAATGGCTGGTGTTGCTGGTGACATGCTGCTTGCATCCCTGCTCGACCTGACAGGTGATGAGGAATGCCTTCCACTACTGAGCAAAGCTGTTTGCGAGTTGACGCATTGCACCGCCTCTATTGAAGCGCTGGAAACCACGTCCATGGGAATTGGCGCCATTAAGATGGACATCGGCCTTAAAGGTGAAAGATTTGCTTCTGCCGAAGACCTCGCCGGAGCTTTCAAAAATATTTCAAATTTTATGGAGATGACTCCAACTATCATAGATAAAGGGCTGGAAGTTATTTCAGTACTTGCAGAAGCAGAATCATCAATTCACAAAGAAGATTTTCATCTGCACGAAGTCGGCTCAGTAGACACTGTGATTGATATCGCTGGGACTCTGTGGCTTCTCGACAAATATGAATTTCTGGAAGGTAATATTTCATGCCTTCCTGTTGCTGTCGGCAACGGTATTATTTGCATGGATCACGGTAAAATTCCATCGCCAGCTCCAGCAGCTCTCGAAATTTTATGTAAAAGATCCATCCCCATAGCATCTTCAACTGAGCTGTTTGAACTAGCCACCCCGACAGGTGTCGCCATTCTTGCGTGTATTGTTGATGATTTCATCAAAGTTTACCCGACATCAACTCCACTTAATACAGGCCGCGGAGCGGGCAACGCTACTCTCAAATCTTCTCCCAATATTTTACGCATTATTGAAAATATTTCATCACACGAAAACAATGAGCAAGCCATGATGCTTGAAACTCTTGTTGATGACGTAAGTGGAGAAGTTTTAGGTCACGCACTAAATGAGATGCTTGACGCTGGCGCCCTTGATGCCTACATCACACCGACAACGGGCAAGAAGAACCGTCCGGCTCACCTTGTATCAATTATGTGCGTTCCGGGCGAAGAAAGAGTAATGTGCCGTAAGCTTATGCAACAAACTGGCTCGATAGGCGTACGCAGCCGTATTGTGGACAGGTTCATTGCAAAGCGCCACTTTGACAAATATAAGGTTGAAATAAACGGTCAAAAATATCCTGTGCGCATCAAAATATCAACATTCGATGATCATCTGATCAGCCGCAAACCTGAATTCGACAATTTAGTAGAAATTTCAAAATTGACAGGGTTATCACCGCGAATAATTTCAGAAGAGGTAAAACGGCAATGCTTTTTACCTATAAAGGACTCCAATGAGCGAGATTGA
- a CDS encoding DsbA family protein gives MNKQDTRAVMLKNVILFVSLLVFASGCANKQMLKQQIAEVIKENPQLLLEAMRENNIEVLTIVESGLDSRREKTRQERFQGELDNPFKPVISPDRAILGNPDAPVTIVEYSDFLCPYCSKGAKVARDLVESNPEKYRLVYKHLPLKADSKKLSAVFEAIALIDKDKAFKFHDEAFKLQKELYNDPEGKILGRILIGLDIDLDKLQEVLKSKKIAENLASDEAEAEAFGLNATPTFLINGVSIRGYVPADKFEMIIAIILEKSSQKEPVDGEVCEDCLNKM, from the coding sequence ATGAACAAACAAGACACAAGGGCTGTTATGCTTAAAAATGTAATACTATTCGTCTCTTTACTGGTTTTTGCATCTGGTTGTGCAAACAAACAAATGTTGAAACAGCAAATTGCTGAAGTAATTAAAGAAAATCCGCAGCTTCTTCTAGAGGCAATGCGTGAAAATAACATTGAAGTGCTAACTATAGTTGAAAGCGGCCTCGACTCGCGCCGTGAAAAAACTCGGCAGGAACGATTTCAGGGAGAACTGGATAACCCTTTTAAGCCTGTTATTTCTCCTGACAGAGCCATTCTAGGTAATCCTGATGCTCCTGTTACAATTGTTGAGTACTCAGATTTTCTCTGTCCTTACTGCAGCAAGGGCGCCAAAGTTGCTCGCGACCTAGTAGAGAGTAATCCTGAAAAGTACAGACTGGTATACAAGCATCTTCCTTTAAAAGCTGATTCTAAGAAACTATCTGCCGTTTTTGAAGCAATTGCACTTATTGACAAGGATAAGGCTTTTAAATTTCATGATGAGGCATTTAAATTACAGAAAGAGCTGTATAATGACCCTGAGGGTAAGATTTTAGGAAGAATTTTGATCGGTCTTGATATTGACCTCGATAAATTACAGGAAGTTTTAAAGTCTAAAAAAATTGCTGAAAACCTTGCAAGCGATGAAGCAGAAGCAGAAGCATTTGGATTAAATGCGACCCCTACTTTTTTGATTAACGGGGTTTCAATTCGTGGCTATGTTCCAGCTGATAAATTTGAAATGATAATTGCTATTATCCTCGAAAAAAGTTCTCAGAAAGAACCTGTCGATGGAGAAGTTTGTGAAGATTGTCTTAATAAAATGTAA